The following proteins are encoded in a genomic region of Tigriopus californicus strain San Diego chromosome 6, Tcal_SD_v2.1, whole genome shotgun sequence:
- the LOC131882332 gene encoding nuclear receptor subfamily 2 group E member 1-like (The sequence of the model RefSeq protein was modified relative to this genomic sequence to represent the inferred CDS: added 10 bases not found in genome assembly), whose translation MARNLSLAFPDQEHQRKLRLDKKPEVLCKVCGDKASGKHYGVASCDGCRGFFKRSIRRLAAMNLDYVCKENGNCIVDVTRRNQCQSCRFKKCLDVNMKKEAVQHERATRAFPKKPSYFEALAGQRPLPHTPSFGTPNSMMSPLLTPGMNPYYTAVVAAAGFQLKQPGRFPSFFPPPLSIHSSSLVSPTCSAKSGSAAGSPLPPLFPSLSSNVGSSAFTAVTSSGANLRSNAEDKVPSEEVTLKVWNGDEHKDALNNPMDTSTESGIVDCIVDVKSDDGEDKDKVEDDQSSEIEDKEPAPIEELKTTPTFRPFLPVNTNPIVSSSGSPPTFSHMTTPPQLSTAPAAYFAAAAAAHWQNQNRIFSRTSSFDGHHGSGLDHLARSITAGTSPFTPNLFGMPSLSQTENVYESAAKLLFMSVKWARSIPSFIQLITKDQNLLLEEAWSQLFVIGLAQWSISFDEGGIVNDSICPEDQKPSFLSQARRLKDLVTKISTLRLDHTEYTCLKAIILFKPEISGIRQTNQVELLQDQTHLMLQEYCQTKSNLPNGKVRFGRLLLLLPALQSISAKTVEMLFFKKTVGNIAMERVIGDLFHGN comes from the exons ATGGCCAGAAATCTCAGCTTGGCCTTTCCAGACCAGGAACACCAAC GTTGGATAAGAAACCCGAGGTCTTGTGCAAAGTGTGCGGTGACAAAGCCAGCGGGAAACACTACGGAGTGGCTTCGTGCGATGGTTGTCGTGGATTTTTCAAGCGGAGCATTCGACGATTAGCTGCCAT GAATCTGGATTACGTGTGCAAAGAGAACGGAAATTGTATCGTGGATGTGACGCGTCGCAATCAGTGCCAATCCTGCCGATTCAAGAAATGCCTGGACGTgaacatgaagaaagaag CGGTTCAACATGAACGAGCGACCAGGGCGTTTCCCAAGAAGCCCTCGTATTTTGAAGCCCTGGCGGGACAGAGACCCTTACCGCACACACCTTCATTTGGAACACCCAACTCTATGATGAG CCCTCTTTTGACGCCAGGAATGAACCCCTACTACACGGCGGTGGTGGCTGCGGCGGGGTTCCAGTTGAAGCAACCCGGTCGGTTCCCTTCGTTCTTTCCGCCTCCGCTTTCGATCCATTCCTCGTCCTTAGTGTCCCCCACTTGTTCCGCCAAGAGCGGTTCAGCCGCGGGATCGCCACTACCGCCGCTCTTTCCGTCACTCTCGTCAAATGTTGGATCCTCGGCCTTTACGGCCGTCACGAGTTCAGGGGCCAATCTGAGATCTAATGCTGAAGACAAAGTGCCTTCGGAAGAGGTGACACTGAAGGTTTGGAACGGGGACGAGCACAAAGACGCACTCAATAACCCCATGGACACCTCGACCGAGAGTGGAATAGTGGATTGCATTGTCGATGTCAAATCGGATGATGGGGAGGACAAGGATAAGGTCGAGGACGACCAATCCAGCGAGATCGAGGACAAAGAGCCTGCTCCGATTGAAGAATTGAAGACTACGCCCACGTTTCGGCCGTTTTTACCCGTCAATACTAATCCAATTGTTTCGTCGTCTGGGTCTCCACCCACTTTTTCACACATGACAACGCCTCCCCAACTGAGCACGGCCCCGGCAGCCTATTTTGCGGCTGCAGCTGCAGCCCATTGGCAGAATCAAAACCGCATTTTTAGCCGAACGTCGAGTTTTGATGGGCACCATGGATCAGGTTTGGACCACCTGGCTAGATCGATTACCGCCGG GACGTCTCCGTTTACGCCCAATCTCTTTGGAATGCCATCCTTGAGTCAAACGGAAAACGTGTACGAATCGGCGGCCAAGTTATTATTCATGAGTGTCAAGTGGGCTCGAAGCATCCCGTCGTTCATTCAGTTGATCACAAAAGATCAGAACCTTCTTTTGGAAGAGGCTTGGAGCCAACTGTTTGTCATTGGACTTGCTCAATGGTCTATTTCTTTCGACGAAG GTGGTATTGTCAATGATTCAATATGCCCAGAGGATCAGAAGCCAAGCTTTTTAAGTCAAGCCAGACGACTCAAGGACCTCGTAACCAAAATCAGCACCTTGAGGTTGGATCACACCGAATATACGTGTCTCAAGGCCATCATCCTGTTCAAACCAG AAATCTCGGGCATCCGCCAAACCAACCAGGTTGAATTGCTCCAGGACCAAACCCACTTGATGCTCCAAGAATACTGTCAAACCAAGAGCAATCTTCCCAATGGGAAAGTTCGATTTGGTCGCTTGCTCCTACTTTTGCCAGCTCTTCAATCCATCTCGGCCAAGACGGTGGaaatgctctttttcaagaaaactgTGGGAAACATCGCCATGGAACGCGTCATCGGAGACTTGTTCCACGGAAACTAG
- the LOC131882333 gene encoding adhesive plaque matrix protein-like isoform X1 yields the protein MIPCSGYVVTIETYSKFFDLSFRIFLSRMKTFTVSILTLALLFGSSNGINHRVRRDADAELYRDAVNPADGGKVPESAHLRLELNKLDSLGLKDEEGIRMSDALKDTPLPDKLSGAGGPSSFAGGPSSFVGGSGYRPYSSGLSQAEEAILESSSQLFSDPIGNTNRFPFNPIFDSNKEHARQLPPSTREITPYLTDNLIDEADSPGVGGKSNYGGGGPVSSKGHLFVTDPYANHAPAHGYNPPSYEIDPYTPHEETPVYNPYKPAHDPYKPVHDPYKPYKPKGPVLLEKLPYEVKEIKPLSVSVHKTYTSFDCRKAPYLDRHYADPEAGCSIYHFCHKDGRQETFHCAHGTTFNEYLGTCDHAEAVYCTGGDGYAAPPKPHHESSYHESPKPHHETSYHHSNLKPSYHEPQKPVYHEPEPSYYQSPQQTYHEPETYDEPEPYYDEPEHPQHYNPPSYNRKPTYSAPNPYKSVAPSYSSSQDYEEPDYGKKSPYPRPSFGPAYEPTFDFPKLSGFKAPF from the exons ATGATCCCGTGCTCTGGCTACGTGGTGACAATTGAGACTTATTCGAAATTCTTTGATTTGTCTTTCAGGATTTTCTTGTCCAGGATGAAGACCTTCACGGTGTCCATTCTCACTTTGGCGTTGTTGTTCGGATCCTCTAATGGCATCAACCACCGG GTTCGTCGAGACGCCGATGCCGAGTTGTACAGAGATGCAGTAAATCCTGCGGATGGCGGAAAGGTCCCAGAATCCGCCCACCTTCGTTTAGAGTTGAACAAGTTGGACTCCTTAGGACTCAAAGATGAGGAAGGGATTCGAATGTCTGACGCCCTGAAGGACACCCCGTTGCCGGACAAGCTCAGCGGCGCTGGTGGACCCTCCTCCTTTGCAGGTGGTCCCTCCTCTTTCGTGGGCGGTTCAGGCTACCGTCCCTACAGCTCAGGTTTGTCACAGGCCGAGGAGGCCATTCTCGAGTCTTCTTCCCAACTTTTCAGTGACCCAATTGGCAACACCAATCGGTTCCCATTTAATCCAATATTTGACTCAAACAAAGAGCATGCCAGGCAGTTGCCACCCTCTACCAGGGAGATTACGCCTTACCTGACCGACAACTTAATTGACGAGGCCGACTCACCTGGTGTTGGAGGGAAATCCAATTACGGCGGAGGTGGACCGGTTTCTAGTAAAGGTCATCTTTTTGTCACAGATCCATATGCTAACCATGCCCCAGCCCATGGCTACAACCCCCCCTCTTACGAGATCGACCCTTATACCCCACATGAAGAGACCCCCGTATATAATCCATACAAACCGGCTCATGATCCCTACAAACCCGTCCATGATCCCTACAAACCCTATAAGCCAAAGGGACCCGTGCTATTGGAGAAACTCCCGTACGAAGTCAAGGAGATCAAACCCTTGTCAGTGAGCGTCCACAAGACGTACACTTCATTCGACTGCAGGAAAGCTCCTTATCTCGATCGGCACTACGCCGACCCTGAGGCTGGCTGCTCC ATCTACCACTTTTGTCACAAAGATGGCCGGCAAGAAACCTTCCACTGTGCTCACGGGACAACCTTCAATGAATACTTGGGCACTTGTGACCACGCCGAGGCTGTTTATTGTACTGGTGGAGATGGCTACGCCGCACCCCCCAAACCTCACCATGAGAGCAGTTACCACGAATCTCCCAAACCCCATCATGAGACCAGTTACCATCATTCTAACCTCAAACCTTCTTATCATGAGCCCCAAAAGCCCGTTTACCATGAACCAGAGCCTTCCTATTACCAGTCTCCTCAACAAACTTACCACGAGCCCGAGACCTACGACGAACCTGAACCCTACTATGATGAACCCGAACACCCACAGCACTACAACCCGCCCTCCTACAATAGAAAGCCCACTTACTCCGCCCCCAACCCTTATAAATCTGTTGCACCCAGTTATTCTTCCTCGCAGGATTATGAGGAACCCGACTATGGCAAAAAATCCCCCTACCCACGGCCTTCATTTGGGCCCGCCTATGAGCCCACTTTCGATTTCCCCAAATTGTCAGGGTTTAAGGCCCCATTCTAG
- the LOC131882333 gene encoding uncharacterized protein LOC131882333 isoform X3, whose protein sequence is MIPCSGYVVTIETYSKFFDLSFRIFLSRMKTFTVSILTLALLFGSSNGINHRVRRDADAELYRDAVNPADGGKVPESAHLRLELNKLDSLGLKDEEGIRMSDALKDTPLPDKLSGAGGPSSFAGGPSSFVGGSGYRPYSSDPYANHAPAHGYNPPSYEIDPYTPHEETPVYNPYKPAHDPYKPVHDPYKPYKPKGPVLLEKLPYEVKEIKPLSVSVHKTYTSFDCRKAPYLDRHYADPEAGCSIYHFCHKDGRQETFHCAHGTTFNEYLGTCDHAEAVYCTGGDGYAAPPKPHHESSYHESPKPHHETSYHHSNLKPSYHEPQKPVYHEPEPSYYQSPQQTYHEPETYDEPEPYYDEPEHPQHYNPPSYNRKPTYSAPNPYKSVAPSYSSSQDYEEPDYGKKSPYPRPSFGPAYEPTFDFPKLSGFKAPF, encoded by the exons ATGATCCCGTGCTCTGGCTACGTGGTGACAATTGAGACTTATTCGAAATTCTTTGATTTGTCTTTCAGGATTTTCTTGTCCAGGATGAAGACCTTCACGGTGTCCATTCTCACTTTGGCGTTGTTGTTCGGATCCTCTAATGGCATCAACCACCGG GTTCGTCGAGACGCCGATGCCGAGTTGTACAGAGATGCAGTAAATCCTGCGGATGGCGGAAAGGTCCCAGAATCCGCCCACCTTCGTTTAGAGTTGAACAAGTTGGACTCCTTAGGACTCAAAGATGAGGAAGGGATTCGAATGTCTGACGCCCTGAAGGACACCCCGTTGCCGGACAAGCTCAGCGGCGCTGGTGGACCCTCCTCCTTTGCAGGTGGTCCCTCCTCTTTCGTGGGCGGTTCAGGCTACCGTCCCTACAGCTCAG ATCCATATGCTAACCATGCCCCAGCCCATGGCTACAACCCCCCCTCTTACGAGATCGACCCTTATACCCCACATGAAGAGACCCCCGTATATAATCCATACAAACCGGCTCATGATCCCTACAAACCCGTCCATGATCCCTACAAACCCTATAAGCCAAAGGGACCCGTGCTATTGGAGAAACTCCCGTACGAAGTCAAGGAGATCAAACCCTTGTCAGTGAGCGTCCACAAGACGTACACTTCATTCGACTGCAGGAAAGCTCCTTATCTCGATCGGCACTACGCCGACCCTGAGGCTGGCTGCTCC ATCTACCACTTTTGTCACAAAGATGGCCGGCAAGAAACCTTCCACTGTGCTCACGGGACAACCTTCAATGAATACTTGGGCACTTGTGACCACGCCGAGGCTGTTTATTGTACTGGTGGAGATGGCTACGCCGCACCCCCCAAACCTCACCATGAGAGCAGTTACCACGAATCTCCCAAACCCCATCATGAGACCAGTTACCATCATTCTAACCTCAAACCTTCTTATCATGAGCCCCAAAAGCCCGTTTACCATGAACCAGAGCCTTCCTATTACCAGTCTCCTCAACAAACTTACCACGAGCCCGAGACCTACGACGAACCTGAACCCTACTATGATGAACCCGAACACCCACAGCACTACAACCCGCCCTCCTACAATAGAAAGCCCACTTACTCCGCCCCCAACCCTTATAAATCTGTTGCACCCAGTTATTCTTCCTCGCAGGATTATGAGGAACCCGACTATGGCAAAAAATCCCCCTACCCACGGCCTTCATTTGGGCCCGCCTATGAGCCCACTTTCGATTTCCCCAAATTGTCAGGGTTTAAGGCCCCATTCTAG
- the LOC131882333 gene encoding adhesive plaque matrix protein-like isoform X2, with product MKTFTVSILTLALLFGSSNGINHRVRRDADAELYRDAVNPADGGKVPESAHLRLELNKLDSLGLKDEEGIRMSDALKDTPLPDKLSGAGGPSSFAGGPSSFVGGSGYRPYSSGLSQAEEAILESSSQLFSDPIGNTNRFPFNPIFDSNKEHARQLPPSTREITPYLTDNLIDEADSPGVGGKSNYGGGGPVSSKGHLFVTDPYANHAPAHGYNPPSYEIDPYTPHEETPVYNPYKPAHDPYKPVHDPYKPYKPKGPVLLEKLPYEVKEIKPLSVSVHKTYTSFDCRKAPYLDRHYADPEAGCSIYHFCHKDGRQETFHCAHGTTFNEYLGTCDHAEAVYCTGGDGYAAPPKPHHESSYHESPKPHHETSYHHSNLKPSYHEPQKPVYHEPEPSYYQSPQQTYHEPETYDEPEPYYDEPEHPQHYNPPSYNRKPTYSAPNPYKSVAPSYSSSQDYEEPDYGKKSPYPRPSFGPAYEPTFDFPKLSGFKAPF from the exons ATGAAGACCTTCACGGTGTCCATTCTCACTTTGGCGTTGTTGTTCGGATCCTCTAATGGCATCAACCACCGG GTTCGTCGAGACGCCGATGCCGAGTTGTACAGAGATGCAGTAAATCCTGCGGATGGCGGAAAGGTCCCAGAATCCGCCCACCTTCGTTTAGAGTTGAACAAGTTGGACTCCTTAGGACTCAAAGATGAGGAAGGGATTCGAATGTCTGACGCCCTGAAGGACACCCCGTTGCCGGACAAGCTCAGCGGCGCTGGTGGACCCTCCTCCTTTGCAGGTGGTCCCTCCTCTTTCGTGGGCGGTTCAGGCTACCGTCCCTACAGCTCAGGTTTGTCACAGGCCGAGGAGGCCATTCTCGAGTCTTCTTCCCAACTTTTCAGTGACCCAATTGGCAACACCAATCGGTTCCCATTTAATCCAATATTTGACTCAAACAAAGAGCATGCCAGGCAGTTGCCACCCTCTACCAGGGAGATTACGCCTTACCTGACCGACAACTTAATTGACGAGGCCGACTCACCTGGTGTTGGAGGGAAATCCAATTACGGCGGAGGTGGACCGGTTTCTAGTAAAGGTCATCTTTTTGTCACAGATCCATATGCTAACCATGCCCCAGCCCATGGCTACAACCCCCCCTCTTACGAGATCGACCCTTATACCCCACATGAAGAGACCCCCGTATATAATCCATACAAACCGGCTCATGATCCCTACAAACCCGTCCATGATCCCTACAAACCCTATAAGCCAAAGGGACCCGTGCTATTGGAGAAACTCCCGTACGAAGTCAAGGAGATCAAACCCTTGTCAGTGAGCGTCCACAAGACGTACACTTCATTCGACTGCAGGAAAGCTCCTTATCTCGATCGGCACTACGCCGACCCTGAGGCTGGCTGCTCC ATCTACCACTTTTGTCACAAAGATGGCCGGCAAGAAACCTTCCACTGTGCTCACGGGACAACCTTCAATGAATACTTGGGCACTTGTGACCACGCCGAGGCTGTTTATTGTACTGGTGGAGATGGCTACGCCGCACCCCCCAAACCTCACCATGAGAGCAGTTACCACGAATCTCCCAAACCCCATCATGAGACCAGTTACCATCATTCTAACCTCAAACCTTCTTATCATGAGCCCCAAAAGCCCGTTTACCATGAACCAGAGCCTTCCTATTACCAGTCTCCTCAACAAACTTACCACGAGCCCGAGACCTACGACGAACCTGAACCCTACTATGATGAACCCGAACACCCACAGCACTACAACCCGCCCTCCTACAATAGAAAGCCCACTTACTCCGCCCCCAACCCTTATAAATCTGTTGCACCCAGTTATTCTTCCTCGCAGGATTATGAGGAACCCGACTATGGCAAAAAATCCCCCTACCCACGGCCTTCATTTGGGCCCGCCTATGAGCCCACTTTCGATTTCCCCAAATTGTCAGGGTTTAAGGCCCCATTCTAG
- the LOC131882333 gene encoding adhesive plaque matrix protein-like isoform X4 — protein sequence MSDALKDTPLPDKLSGAGGPSSFAGGPSSFVGGSGYRPYSSGLSQAEEAILESSSQLFSDPIGNTNRFPFNPIFDSNKEHARQLPPSTREITPYLTDNLIDEADSPGVGGKSNYGGGGPVSSKGHLFVTDPYANHAPAHGYNPPSYEIDPYTPHEETPVYNPYKPAHDPYKPVHDPYKPYKPKGPVLLEKLPYEVKEIKPLSVSVHKTYTSFDCRKAPYLDRHYADPEAGCSIYHFCHKDGRQETFHCAHGTTFNEYLGTCDHAEAVYCTGGDGYAAPPKPHHESSYHESPKPHHETSYHHSNLKPSYHEPQKPVYHEPEPSYYQSPQQTYHEPETYDEPEPYYDEPEHPQHYNPPSYNRKPTYSAPNPYKSVAPSYSSSQDYEEPDYGKKSPYPRPSFGPAYEPTFDFPKLSGFKAPF from the exons ATGTCTGACGCCCTGAAGGACACCCCGTTGCCGGACAAGCTCAGCGGCGCTGGTGGACCCTCCTCCTTTGCAGGTGGTCCCTCCTCTTTCGTGGGCGGTTCAGGCTACCGTCCCTACAGCTCAGGTTTGTCACAGGCCGAGGAGGCCATTCTCGAGTCTTCTTCCCAACTTTTCAGTGACCCAATTGGCAACACCAATCGGTTCCCATTTAATCCAATATTTGACTCAAACAAAGAGCATGCCAGGCAGTTGCCACCCTCTACCAGGGAGATTACGCCTTACCTGACCGACAACTTAATTGACGAGGCCGACTCACCTGGTGTTGGAGGGAAATCCAATTACGGCGGAGGTGGACCGGTTTCTAGTAAAGGTCATCTTTTTGTCACAGATCCATATGCTAACCATGCCCCAGCCCATGGCTACAACCCCCCCTCTTACGAGATCGACCCTTATACCCCACATGAAGAGACCCCCGTATATAATCCATACAAACCGGCTCATGATCCCTACAAACCCGTCCATGATCCCTACAAACCCTATAAGCCAAAGGGACCCGTGCTATTGGAGAAACTCCCGTACGAAGTCAAGGAGATCAAACCCTTGTCAGTGAGCGTCCACAAGACGTACACTTCATTCGACTGCAGGAAAGCTCCTTATCTCGATCGGCACTACGCCGACCCTGAGGCTGGCTGCTCC ATCTACCACTTTTGTCACAAAGATGGCCGGCAAGAAACCTTCCACTGTGCTCACGGGACAACCTTCAATGAATACTTGGGCACTTGTGACCACGCCGAGGCTGTTTATTGTACTGGTGGAGATGGCTACGCCGCACCCCCCAAACCTCACCATGAGAGCAGTTACCACGAATCTCCCAAACCCCATCATGAGACCAGTTACCATCATTCTAACCTCAAACCTTCTTATCATGAGCCCCAAAAGCCCGTTTACCATGAACCAGAGCCTTCCTATTACCAGTCTCCTCAACAAACTTACCACGAGCCCGAGACCTACGACGAACCTGAACCCTACTATGATGAACCCGAACACCCACAGCACTACAACCCGCCCTCCTACAATAGAAAGCCCACTTACTCCGCCCCCAACCCTTATAAATCTGTTGCACCCAGTTATTCTTCCTCGCAGGATTATGAGGAACCCGACTATGGCAAAAAATCCCCCTACCCACGGCCTTCATTTGGGCCCGCCTATGAGCCCACTTTCGATTTCCCCAAATTGTCAGGGTTTAAGGCCCCATTCTAG